CGGGAGACCCTGGCGGCGGGGGCGAGCCGGATCTCGGTCCAGGTCAGCGTGCTGGACGAGCGGCCCGGGACGCCCGGGACGCCCGGGCCGGAAGGATCCGAAGGAGGGGATAAGCAGTGAGCGACGCCCTGAACCACCCGCTCACCGCCGCCCTGCGGCCACTGCTGGACGCGGTCGGCGCGACCGCGGTCGCGCCGACCGAGGCCCGCGCGGAGGACGTCGTCCTGGAGTGGGACGGCGCGCCGGCCCTGGCGGTGCGGCTGCCGCACCTGAGCAGTGCGCTGGACCGGCTGCTGGCCGAGATGGTCCGGCAGTTCGACGGGCGGCCGCTGACCGAGCTGGACCGCGCGGACAAGCAGCGGGTCGTCGCCCTGCTGGAGGAGCGCGGCGCGTTCACCGTCCGCCACGGGGTGGAGACGGTCGCGTCGGCGCTCGGGGTCAGCCGGTTCACCGTGTACAACTACCTGAACCGGCAGGAGAAGGACTGACCCGCCGGGCCCCGTCTTGGCGGATCGCACACGGCGCCGGGTCGCGGACCCGGCGCCGTGTGCTGTCAGCACAAACAGTTCAACAAAGTGTTGACGGCCTGTTGCGGCCCATCTAGCTTGTGCGGGTGGCACCAACCCTCAGGAGGTCCACCGTGACCCAGCCACCCCCTGCCCTCCCGGCCCTGGCCGCCACCGGCGCGTCCGGGCTGCGGGAGATCCTGCTGGAGGTCTGCTCCAGCCCCACCTGGGCCGCCGCCGTCGCGGCGTCCCGCCCCTGGCACGACCGCGCCGAGCTGTCCGCCGCCAACGCGAAGGCGATGGCGGAGCTCTCCGCGGACGACCTGCGCGACGCGATGGCCGGGCACGCCCGGATCGGCACCCCGAAGGCCGGCGACGCCACCTCCGAGCGCGAGCAGGCCGGCATCCGGGGCACCGCCCCGGCCGTGCTGGACGAACTGCGCGCGGCCAACGCCGCCTACGAGGCGAAGTTCGGCCACGTGTTCCTGATCTGCGCGACCGGCCGCACCGCGGAGGGCATGCTCGCCGCGCTGCGCGAGCGGTACCCGAACGACACCGCCACCGAGGCGGAGAACGTCCGGGAGGAACTGCGCAAGATCAACGAGATTCGCCTCGATCAACTGCTTGACGTCAAGCAATGAATTGACGGACAGTCACTTCCTGCCATTCAGTGAGGTCTTCCCCACCATGACCGGCATCTCCACGCATGTGCTCGACACCAGCCTCGGCCGTCCGGCCGAGGGCGTTCCGGTCGAGCTGGCACTGCACACCGAGGGTGGCTGGCAGGTGCTCGGCACCTCCGCCACGGACTCCGACGGCCGGGTCAAGGACCTGCCGGCCGCGGAGGCGGGCTCGGTCGTCCGGCTGCTGTTCGACACCGCGGCGTACTACGCGGGGTCGGCCGAGCAGCCGTTCTTCCCCGAGGTCTCGATCGTCTTCACGGTCGCGCCCGCGCAGCACCACTACCACGTGCCGTTGCTGCTCAACCCGTTCGGCTACTCGGTCTACCGCGGAAGCTAGGTAGACCGTCTGGAACCCTAGGAGCCACGTCATGGCCCACGTGCTCGGTCAGAACCAGTACGGCAAGGCGGAGAACCGCATCGTCCGGGTCTACCGCGATTCCACCCGCCACGAGATCAAGGACCTGAACGTCTCGGTCGCGCTGCGCGGCGAGTTCGACGACGTGCACCTCACCGGCTCGAACGCCAACTGCCTGCCCACCGACACCACCAAGAACACCGTGTACGCCTACGCCAAGGAGCACGGCATCGAGTCCGCCGAGGGCTTCGCGGTCCGGCTGGCCCGGCACTTCGTGGACGACACCGAGCGCGGCGTCGTGCACAGCGCCCGGATCCGGGTCGAGGAGTACGGCTGGGAGCGGATCAAGACCCCCGACTCCTCCTCCCGGTTCATCGGCTCCGAGGAGGTCGGCCACTCCTTCGTCCGCAAGGGCCAGGAGGTGCGCACCACCGAGGTGGTGTACGACGGCGACCGGTTCCGGGTGATCTCCGGGCTCAAGGACCTGGTGGTGCTGAACACCACCAACTCGGAGTTCTGGGGCTACATCAAGGACCAGTACACCACCCTCCAGGAGGCGTACGACCGCATCCTGGCCACCCAGGTCACCGCCCGCTGGGCGTTCGGCTTCCACGGCCGCGACGACCAGCCGGAGCCGAACTGGAACCGCTCGTACCAGCAGGTGCGCCGCCACCTGCTGGAGGCGTTCGCCGAGACCTACTCCTACTCGCTGCAGCAGACCCTGCACGCGATGGGCACCCGGGTGCTGAACAACCGCGCCGAGGTGGACGAGGTCCGCCTCGAACTGCCGAACAAGCACCACTTCCTGGTCGACCTGGAGCCGTTCGGACTGAAGAACGACAACGAGGTCTACTTCGCCGCCGACCGGATGTACGGCCTGATCGAGGGCACCGTGCACCGCGAGGGCGTCACCCCGGTCATCCCGGTCGCCTGACGCTCCGCCAACAGCCTTACGCAGCACCGAAGTTCCACTCTCTCCCTCCCCCCACCGTTCGGAGACCGTGCCCGCCCTCACGGCGGCAGTCCCGGGAGCTGGAGAGCAGTCCGGAGGGACTCTGCACCGTCGTCCCGCCCTCCGGCCGATCCACACCCTCTCCAGCGCCCGGGTTGCGCCGAGAGCCTGGGGCAGCAAAGGGGCTACTTCCATGGCACTCCGCACCACCCCCACCACTGACGACGGTTCCACCCCCACCCACCCGGTGGACGAGGTGCTCTCCCCGCCGAAGCTGTTCGGCACCGGGCTGCAGCACGTCGCCGCGATGTACGCCGGCGTGGTCGCTCCACCCCTGATCGTGGGCGCGGGCGTCGGGCTGACCCCCGGCGAACTCGCCCTGCTGATATCGGCCAGCCTGTTCACCGCCGGACTGGCCACCCTGCTGCAGACCCTGGGCGTCTGGCGGATCGGGGCCCGGCTCCCGTTCGTCAACGGCGTCTCGTTCGCCGGCGTCGCACCGATGCTGGCGATCGCCAAGGAGCACGGCCCGAAGGACGCCCTCCCGGTGATCTTCGGCGCGGTGATCGTCGCGGGGGTCCTGTGCTTCCTCGCGGCACCGTACTTCTGCCGGCTCGTCAGGTTCTTCCCGGCGGTCGTGCAGGGCACCGTGATCACCCTGATCGGCGTCTCCCTACTGCCGGTGGCGGTCAACTGGGCGCGCGGCGGCTCGCCGGGCGCGCCCGGCTACGGCTCCGCGAAGGCGGTCGGCCTGGCCGCGTTCACGCTGGCCGCCGTGGTGCTGGGCAACCGGCTGCTGCGGGGCTTCTGGCAGCAGATGTCCCTGCTGATCGGACTGGCCGTCGGCACCGCCGCCGCCTTCCCGCTCGGCCTGGCCGACTTCTCGAAGGTCGGCGAGGCGCAGGTGTTCGCGCTGCCCTCGCCGTTCCACTTCGGCGGGCCGCAGTTCGACGCCGCGGCCATCGTGTCGATGTGCATCGTCATGGTGGTCTCGATGACCGAGTCCACCGCCGACATGCTGGCGCTGGGCCGGATCGTCGACCGCGAGGCGGACGAGCCGACCCTGGCGGCCGGCCTGCGCGCCGACGGCCTGGCCACCGCGGTCAGCCCGGTGTTCAACGGCTTCGCGTGCAGCGCGTTCGCCCAGAACATCGGACTGGTGGCGCTCACCAAGGTCCGCAGCCGGTTCGTGGTCGCGGCCGGCGGCGGGATCCTGGTGCTGCTGGGCCTGTTCCCGGTGCTCGGCTCGGTCGTGTCGCTGGTGCCGCAGCCGGTGCTCGGCGGCGCGGGGATCGTGCTGTTCGGCACGGTCGCGGCGTCCGGCATCCGCACCCTCGCGGAGGCCGGGATGGAGTCGACCTCGCACACCATCCTGGTGTCGGTGTCGCTCGGGGTCGGGATCATCCCGATCGCCGTACCGTCCTTCTACGACGGGTTCCCGGAGGCCGTCCGCACCCTGATGCACTCCGGCATCTCGGCCGGCTGCCTGGCCGCGGTGCTGCTCAACCTGCTGTTCCACCACGTCGGCTCCGCCGGCCGTTCCCTCCAAGGAGTACCCCCATGGCAGTCCAGCCCCCCGCCGCCGACCGGCGGATCGTGATCGAGAACGTCGCGATCGCCACCGTCGACGCCCAGGACACCGAGTACGCCCGCGGCCACGTGGTCGTGCTCGGCAACACCATCGAGTCGGTCGGCGACGGGCCCGCGCCCGCCTGGCTGGACAACGTGGCGCGACGGATCAACGGCGAGGGGCACCTGCTCACCCCCGGGCTGGTCAACACCCACCACCACTTCTACCAGTGGATCACCCGCGGGCTGGCCCAGGACAGCATCCTGTTCGACTGGCTGGTGGCGCTCTACCCGACCTGGGCACGCATCGACGAGGACCTGGTGCACGCCGCCACCCAGGGCTCCGCCGCGGCGCTGCTCAAGTCGGGCTGCACCACCGCCTCCGACCACCACTACGTCTTCCCGCGCGGCGGCGGCGACGTGCTGGGCGCCTCGGTGGCCGGCGTGCAGGAGCTGGGCCTGCGCTTCACCGCGCTGCGCGGCTCGATGGACCGCAGCAAGAAGGACGGCGGCCTGCCGCCGGACCACGCGGTCGAGGACACCGACGAGATCCTCGCCGCCTCCGAGAGCGCCGTCGACAAGTGGCACGACGCCTCGTTCGGCTCGATGCTGCAGGTCGCCATCGCGCCCTGCTCCCCGTTCTCGGTCTCCACCGAACTGATGCGGCAGTCGGCCGAGTTGGCCCGCCGCAAGGGCGTGCGGCTGCACACCCACGGCTCGGAGACCGCCGAGGAGGAGGAGTTCTGCAAGCAGCTGTTCGGGATGGGCCCCACCGACTACTTCGAGTCGACGGGCTGGCTCGGCGAGGACGTGTGGATGGCGCACTGCGTCCACATGAACGACTCCGACATCGCCAAGTTCGCCGAGACCGGCACCGGCGTCGCGCACTGCCCGTCCTCCAACGCCCGCCTGGCGGCCGGCATCGCCCGGGTCCCCGACATGCTGAAGGCGGGCGTCCCGGTCGGCCTCGGCGTGGACGGCACCGCCTCCAACGAGTCCGGCGAGCTGGGCACCGAACTGCGCAACGCCCTGCTGATCAACCGCCTGCACGGCCGCCCCGACGCCCTGACGGTCCGCCAGGCGCTGCGCCTGGGCACCATGGGCGGCGCCCGGGTGCTGGGCCGCCAGCGCGAGATCGGCTCGATCGAGGCCGGCAAGCTCGCCGACCTCGCCCTGTGGAAGGTCGACGGCGTCCTGCACTCCTCGATCGCCGACCCGGTCGCCGCCCTCGTCCTGGGCGCCCTCCCCCCGCTGGCCGCCCTGTTCGTCAACGGCAACGCGGTGGTCGAGAACGGCCGCCTCACCACCGCCGACGAGGACCGCATCGCCCTCGCCGCCGCCCGCGCCGCCCGCGACCTCGCCGCCCGCGGCTGACGCCCCCTCACACTCCGGGGGCCCGCCGCCAGGGACGACGGCGGGCCTCCGGACCCACGGCCCCGGACCCACGGCGAAGGGTCCGGGGCCGACTCCGCGCTCCGCTCACGCCACCGCCGGGCGCACCGCCGCCCCGCGCGCCACCGCCCGGATCGCCAGCCCCGCCGCGGCCAGCAGGGCGCCCAGGACGGCCCAGCCCGCGACGCCGTGGGTGAGGACGGTGGCGGTGACGACCAGCGGGCCGATGACGTGCGAGCCGGCCTGGCCGCTCATGAACACGCCCTGGTACTCGCCGTGCCGGTCCGGGTCGGCCAGGTCGAGGCTGAGCGTCCAGCCGCCCGCGGAGGTGAGCAGTTCGGCGAGGCTGTGCAGCAGCACGCCGGTCAGCACCAGGGCCACCGCGAGGACGGCGCCGTGCCCGGCGGCGGCCGCGTACACCAGGCAGGCCGCGCCCAGCAGGACGCCGCCGCGGGCGCAGGCCCGGGCGGCCGAGCGGAGGTCGGTCACGCCGCGGCCGGCGCGGACCTGGAACAGCACCACGGTCAGGCAGTTGACGATGCCGACCACCGCGACCAGGGCGCGCGGCGCGGCGGTGCGGGTGGCGATCCACAGCGGGATGCCGATCTCCAGCATGGCGAACTGCAGTTCCAGCACGGCGTGCAGGAAGGCCACCAGCAGGTAGCGCCGGTCGGCGAGCGCGGTGCGCGCCCGGCCGGCGCCGGTCCGCCGCCCGGCGGGGACGTCGGCCTCCGGCAGGCCGCGCAGCAGCAGCGAGGTGGCGGCGAAGCTGGCGGCGTCCACGGCCAGCGCGGCGGTGTAGCCCCAGTGGCTGTCCGACTGGAGGGCGAAGACCGCGCCGGTGGAGCCGATCACCAGCCCGGCGTTCATCACCGAGCGCAGCACCGCCCGCGAGCGCACCTGGTCCTCGGCGGGCAGCAGGTGCGCGATCAGCGCGCTGCGCACCACGACCGCGCCGCGTTCCAGCACGGTGGCGGTGACGACGGCGGCGACGAACGGTGCGAAGCCGTCGACGAAGGCGTAGGTGAGGACGGCCAGGCCCTGCAGCGGCCCGAGCAGGTACAGCAGCCGGCGGTGGCCGACCCGGTCGGCGAGCCGTCCGAACGGGACGCCGGCCAGCATCCCGGCGACTCCGGCGGCGGCCAGTCCGGTGGCCAACTGTCCGGCGCTCAGCCCCACTTGGCGGGTGAAGTAGAGGGCGCTGACGGAGTAGTAGAGGCCGTTGCCGACGGTGTTGACGGCGGTCATCACGGCGAGCCGACGCAGGATCGGGTCTGCGGGCAGGAGGGAGCGGCGCCCGGCGGGCGCGGCGGCGGCGGTCATGCGGGCCAGGACACCAGGGTTCCCGACGGCCGGGAATCCTTTTACCGTTGGGGTCAATGTTCGAGTTCGCCTTCGGCGTGGACGACCTCGCCACCACCTGGATCACCTACTCGCCCCTGCAGGAGGCGGTGTTCAGCCTGCGGGCCCGCCGCCGCCCGGCGGCGTACCCGCACTACCGGCGCTGGACGGCGTCCTGGGAGGCCGAGTACCGGGAGCTGGACTCCGCCCTGCTGGACGCGCTGGTGACGCCCCGGGTCTGGGTGCCGGACTTCCTGACGCCCCGCCCGTCCTCCCGGCGGCCGTCCTTCGAGAGCGAGTTGGCGCTCCTGGCGCGGACCGCGCCGGAGACGGTGGCGAAGGACTTCGCGGCCGCGTACCGGGGCGACGGGGCGCCGCTGCCGGAGGCGGTGGCGTCCCGGCTGGACGATCCGGAGCGGCTGCTGGCGCACTGCACGGCACAGCTGCGCGGGTACTGGGAGCGCTGCCTGCTGCCGCGCTGGTGGCCGCGGGCCCGGGCGGTCCTGGAGGCCGACCTGGCGTACCGGGGGCGGCTGTTCGCGGAGCACGGCGCGGAGGGACTGTTCGCCGAACTCTCCCCTCAACTCTCGTGGAACGCCGGGGTGTTGAGGCTGGACGACCCGGATCCTCGGGTGCGTGCGCTGGGCGGCCGACGCACCCGGGTGGCGGGGCGCGGCCTGGTCCTGCTGCCCACCCTGTGCGGCCGCAGCGCGCACACCGTCATCGACCCGGGCGAGCCGCCGGTGATCAGCTACCCGGCCCGCGGCACGGCGCTGCTGGGCGAGCAGCAGCCGTTCCCCGAAGTGCCGGACGCGCTGGCCGAGTTGATCGGCCCCCCGCGGGCCCGCCTACTCCTGCTGCTGGCCCACCCCGCCACCACCACCGCCCTGGCCCACCGCCTCGGCGTCACCCCGGGCGCCGTCAGCCGCCACCTGTCCGCCCTCACCGCCGCGGGCCTGCTCACCCGCACCCGGGCCGGCCGCAGCGTGCTGTACGCCCGCTCCCCCTTGGGCGCCGCCCTCGCCTCCGGCGGCCGGTGAAGTCCCCGGCCGGTGCGGGGACTTCGCCGCCCGGGTCGCCGCGCCTGCCGGTCCTGTGCACCGGGACGGCTTCGCCCCGGCCCGGACGGCCCCCTGCCCGCACCTGCTTTTTTTCTCGGCGGCCGGTCAGGCCTCGCGGCCCAGGGTCGCCAAGTAGGCGCGCCAGCCGCCGTGTTCGGTGATCTCGCGGTGGGTGCCGCGTTCGAGCTGGCCGCGGGCGAGGACCATCGAGAGGGAGGGGGTGCCGTCGGCCAGCTCGATGACGCCGAGCTCGAGTTCGAGGGGTTCGCCGGGGAGGACGGCGTCCCGGAGGTGTTCCAGCGGGAGGTCGTACAGTTCGCCCTCGATGGCGGTGTCGACGTTCGGGTCGGCGAGCAGGGCGGGGCATTCGTCGCGGATGGAGAAGAAGCGGTAGCCGGGGGCGGTGCTGACCGGGCCGACCAGGTGGCCGTGGACCTTGGCGTGGAAGGGGCCGCCGGTCATCGCCTGGCCGTTGAAGAAGATGCGTGCCATGGTGCTCCTTTCGTTGGGCCGCCCCGTACCGCGGCCGGTGTGAGGGTGCCGGCGGTACGGGGCGGGGCGTGCGGGGCGTGGGCCCGGTCGACGGGGGCGGGTCAGTCGATGAGGGCGAGCGCCGGGAGGGTGAGGAAGTCGGGGAAGTCCTCGGCGAGGGCGACCTGTTCGAACAGCGCGGCGGCTTCGGTCCAGCGGCCGGCGGCGTACCCCTGTTCGCCCGACTCGCCCTGCAGGGCGGCGAGTTCTTCGGCGACCAGGCGGCGGACCAGTTCGGCGGTGGTCTTCTCGCCGGTGTCGGCGAGGACCACGCCGTTGTGGATCCACTGCCAGATCTGGGAGCGGGAGATCTCGGCGGTGGCGGCGTCCTCCATCATGTGGAAGATGCCGACGGCGCCGAGGCCGCGCAGCCAGGCCTCGATGTAGCGGATGCCGACCTGGACGGCGTTGTGCAGTCCGGTGTGCGTGCAGCTGCCGCCGGCCGCGGCGACGTCGAGGAGCTGGGCGG
Above is a genomic segment from Kitasatospora cineracea containing:
- a CDS encoding ArsR/SmtB family transcription factor, producing the protein MFEFAFGVDDLATTWITYSPLQEAVFSLRARRRPAAYPHYRRWTASWEAEYRELDSALLDALVTPRVWVPDFLTPRPSSRRPSFESELALLARTAPETVAKDFAAAYRGDGAPLPEAVASRLDDPERLLAHCTAQLRGYWERCLLPRWWPRARAVLEADLAYRGRLFAEHGAEGLFAELSPQLSWNAGVLRLDDPDPRVRALGGRRTRVAGRGLVLLPTLCGRSAHTVIDPGEPPVISYPARGTALLGEQQPFPEVPDALAELIGPPRARLLLLLAHPATTTALAHRLGVTPGAVSRHLSALTAAGLLTRTRAGRSVLYARSPLGAALASGGR
- a CDS encoding MFS transporter is translated as MTAAAAPAGRRSLLPADPILRRLAVMTAVNTVGNGLYYSVSALYFTRQVGLSAGQLATGLAAAGVAGMLAGVPFGRLADRVGHRRLLYLLGPLQGLAVLTYAFVDGFAPFVAAVVTATVLERGAVVVRSALIAHLLPAEDQVRSRAVLRSVMNAGLVIGSTGAVFALQSDSHWGYTAALAVDAASFAATSLLLRGLPEADVPAGRRTGAGRARTALADRRYLLVAFLHAVLELQFAMLEIGIPLWIATRTAAPRALVAVVGIVNCLTVVLFQVRAGRGVTDLRSAARACARGGVLLGAACLVYAAAAGHGAVLAVALVLTGVLLHSLAELLTSAGGWTLSLDLADPDRHGEYQGVFMSGQAGSHVIGPLVVTATVLTHGVAGWAVLGALLAAAGLAIRAVARGAAVRPAVA
- a CDS encoding allophanate hydrolase-related protein, with product MARIFFNGQAMTGGPFHAKVHGHLVGPVSTAPGYRFFSIRDECPALLADPNVDTAIEGELYDLPLEHLRDAVLPGEPLELELGVIELADGTPSLSMVLARGQLERGTHREITEHGGWRAYLATLGREA
- the uraD gene encoding 2-oxo-4-hydroxy-4-carboxy-5-ureidoimidazoline decarboxylase, whose product is MTQPPPALPALAATGASGLREILLEVCSSPTWAAAVAASRPWHDRAELSAANAKAMAELSADDLRDAMAGHARIGTPKAGDATSEREQAGIRGTAPAVLDELRAANAAYEAKFGHVFLICATGRTAEGMLAALRERYPNDTATEAENVREELRKINEIRLDQLLDVKQ
- the uraH gene encoding hydroxyisourate hydrolase, producing MTGISTHVLDTSLGRPAEGVPVELALHTEGGWQVLGTSATDSDGRVKDLPAAEAGSVVRLLFDTAAYYAGSAEQPFFPEVSIVFTVAPAQHHYHVPLLLNPFGYSVYRGS
- the pucL gene encoding factor-independent urate hydroxylase — encoded protein: MAHVLGQNQYGKAENRIVRVYRDSTRHEIKDLNVSVALRGEFDDVHLTGSNANCLPTDTTKNTVYAYAKEHGIESAEGFAVRLARHFVDDTERGVVHSARIRVEEYGWERIKTPDSSSRFIGSEEVGHSFVRKGQEVRTTEVVYDGDRFRVISGLKDLVVLNTTNSEFWGYIKDQYTTLQEAYDRILATQVTARWAFGFHGRDDQPEPNWNRSYQQVRRHLLEAFAETYSYSLQQTLHAMGTRVLNNRAEVDEVRLELPNKHHFLVDLEPFGLKNDNEVYFAADRMYGLIEGTVHREGVTPVIPVA
- a CDS encoding 8-oxoguanine deaminase, translated to MAVQPPAADRRIVIENVAIATVDAQDTEYARGHVVVLGNTIESVGDGPAPAWLDNVARRINGEGHLLTPGLVNTHHHFYQWITRGLAQDSILFDWLVALYPTWARIDEDLVHAATQGSAAALLKSGCTTASDHHYVFPRGGGDVLGASVAGVQELGLRFTALRGSMDRSKKDGGLPPDHAVEDTDEILAASESAVDKWHDASFGSMLQVAIAPCSPFSVSTELMRQSAELARRKGVRLHTHGSETAEEEEFCKQLFGMGPTDYFESTGWLGEDVWMAHCVHMNDSDIAKFAETGTGVAHCPSSNARLAAGIARVPDMLKAGVPVGLGVDGTASNESGELGTELRNALLINRLHGRPDALTVRQALRLGTMGGARVLGRQREIGSIEAGKLADLALWKVDGVLHSSIADPVAALVLGALPPLAALFVNGNAVVENGRLTTADEDRIALAAARAARDLAARG
- a CDS encoding nucleobase:cation symporter-2 family protein gives rise to the protein MALRTTPTTDDGSTPTHPVDEVLSPPKLFGTGLQHVAAMYAGVVAPPLIVGAGVGLTPGELALLISASLFTAGLATLLQTLGVWRIGARLPFVNGVSFAGVAPMLAIAKEHGPKDALPVIFGAVIVAGVLCFLAAPYFCRLVRFFPAVVQGTVITLIGVSLLPVAVNWARGGSPGAPGYGSAKAVGLAAFTLAAVVLGNRLLRGFWQQMSLLIGLAVGTAAAFPLGLADFSKVGEAQVFALPSPFHFGGPQFDAAAIVSMCIVMVVSMTESTADMLALGRIVDREADEPTLAAGLRADGLATAVSPVFNGFACSAFAQNIGLVALTKVRSRFVVAAGGGILVLLGLFPVLGSVVSLVPQPVLGGAGIVLFGTVAASGIRTLAEAGMESTSHTILVSVSLGVGIIPIAVPSFYDGFPEAVRTLMHSGISAGCLAAVLLNLLFHHVGSAGRSLQGVPPWQSSPPPPTGGS
- a CDS encoding helix-turn-helix domain-containing protein, producing the protein MSDALNHPLTAALRPLLDAVGATAVAPTEARAEDVVLEWDGAPALAVRLPHLSSALDRLLAEMVRQFDGRPLTELDRADKQRVVALLEERGAFTVRHGVETVASALGVSRFTVYNYLNRQEKD